The sequence CATAATCCAAATAATATTGATGAATTATCAAAAATGAAAATTTCTGATAATTTATCAGTAAATGATATGAGATTGAATTTAATTGCTAAAATAGGAGAAAATATATCTATCAGACGCTTTAATAGAATGGAGACTAATAACCAAATAATAGGTTATGTACATAACAGTAGGTTAGGTGCATTAGTTACATTTGATGGTGATATTAATGTAGCTAAAGATATTGCTATGCATATAGTAGCTAATAAACCTAAAGCTTTAGATATTAAAGATGTTAATAGTGAAGATGTAGAATTTGAAAGAACTATTGCTGAAAAAAAAGCCAAGGATTCTGGCAAGCCTGTAGAAATTATTAAAAAAATTATTGATGGTTCAATAAACAAATTTTTAAAAGAGATTACATTATTAAATCAAGCATTTATTAAAGATGAAAATGTAAGCGTAAAATTATTTTTACAAACACATAATACTAAAATATATAATTTTAGTTTATATATTGTTGGTGATGGATTTGAAAAAAAAGAAAATAATTTTGCAGATGAAGTAGCTTTAACAGTAGCAAATATTAAAAAATAAAAAATTGTATAGCAAATAAATTTTTAGAGTAGCT comes from Candidatus Kinetoplastibacterium sorsogonicusi and encodes:
- the tsf gene encoding translation elongation factor Ts, with amino-acid sequence MIQISAVMVKQLREKTDAPMMECKKALSEANGNMIKAEEILRIKLGLKASKTASRLATEGLIGYYISNDNKVGVLVEINCETDFVTKNDEFISFTNKIAQIIAIHNPNNIDELSKMKISDNLSVNDMRLNLIAKIGENISIRRFNRMETNNQIIGYVHNSRLGALVTFDGDINVAKDIAMHIVANKPKALDIKDVNSEDVEFERTIAEKKAKDSGKPVEIIKKIIDGSINKFLKEITLLNQAFIKDENVSVKLFLQTHNTKIYNFSLYIVGDGFEKKENNFADEVALTVANIKK